In one Modestobacter sp. L9-4 genomic region, the following are encoded:
- a CDS encoding SIR2 family protein, with protein MSGHVFVVGADLTRLSCDDVLVPTDRDLRVGTSWVPLLPAGSVAVTDDDGVTVAGSFDPGARVRELPGDGARRTWLVDTVEHEDGGDRGLSWLLEGAREALAAVARRPVERPAHGRARRLVGLPALGTGWGGAAGRRGALLQQLLPVLREAAAEHGYDVALVLRRPSDLAAAQRVRRAEGGGWALPAPLREVAEDLGARARAGELAVFLGAGVSAAAGLPTWEALLDELADRAGLPEELTAGLSGLPPQDAAALLARELGRDQLTTYVQQRFGPGPYGLAHALIAGLPVAEFVTTNYDPLVELAAADVGRPLRVLPFAEVEPGARWLLKLHGDAAHPDSIVLTREQYLEFGDHRTALAGVLQTLLLTRHVLFVGTSMLDDDLIRIAHQVRSVLTVPGDPHRRRSGTVLALQEDPVRARLWERDVDTVAMAAAGAPGPEAARRLEVLLDLLGCLSSPPTGYLLDPAYRGLLDAEERTLSAALGDVATALAGTSGRSWAGHEVRRLLEELGHGAG; from the coding sequence GTGAGCGGCCACGTCTTCGTCGTCGGCGCCGACCTGACCCGGCTGTCCTGCGACGACGTCCTGGTGCCCACCGACCGCGACCTGCGGGTGGGCACCAGCTGGGTGCCGCTGCTGCCGGCCGGCTCGGTGGCCGTCACCGACGACGACGGCGTGACCGTGGCCGGGTCCTTCGACCCCGGCGCGCGGGTGCGCGAGCTGCCCGGCGACGGGGCCCGGCGCACGTGGCTGGTCGACACCGTGGAGCACGAGGACGGCGGTGACCGCGGGCTGAGCTGGCTGCTGGAGGGTGCGCGGGAGGCGCTGGCCGCGGTCGCCCGGCGCCCGGTCGAGCGGCCCGCGCACGGACGGGCCCGCCGGCTGGTCGGCCTGCCCGCGCTGGGCACCGGCTGGGGCGGCGCGGCCGGCCGCCGCGGGGCGCTGCTGCAGCAGCTGCTGCCGGTGCTGCGCGAGGCCGCGGCCGAGCACGGCTACGACGTCGCGCTGGTGCTGCGCCGGCCCAGCGACCTGGCCGCCGCGCAGCGGGTGCGCCGCGCCGAGGGCGGGGGATGGGCGCTGCCGGCCCCCTTGCGGGAGGTGGCCGAGGACCTCGGCGCCCGGGCGCGGGCCGGCGAGCTGGCCGTCTTCCTGGGTGCCGGGGTGAGCGCCGCGGCCGGGCTGCCCACCTGGGAGGCGCTGCTCGACGAGCTCGCCGACCGGGCCGGGCTGCCCGAGGAGCTCACCGCCGGGCTGTCCGGGCTGCCGCCGCAGGACGCCGCGGCGCTGCTGGCCCGCGAGCTCGGTCGCGACCAGCTGACCACCTACGTGCAGCAGCGCTTCGGCCCCGGGCCCTACGGGCTGGCGCACGCGCTGATCGCCGGGCTGCCGGTCGCGGAGTTCGTGACCACCAACTACGACCCGCTGGTCGAGCTGGCCGCCGCCGACGTCGGGCGGCCGTTGCGGGTGCTGCCGTTCGCCGAGGTCGAGCCGGGCGCCCGCTGGCTGCTCAAGCTGCACGGCGACGCCGCGCACCCCGACAGCATCGTGCTCACCCGGGAGCAGTACCTGGAGTTCGGCGACCACCGGACGGCGTTGGCCGGGGTGCTGCAGACCCTGCTGCTGACCCGGCACGTGCTGTTCGTGGGCACCTCGATGCTCGACGACGACCTGATCCGCATCGCCCACCAGGTGCGCAGCGTCCTCACCGTCCCGGGGGACCCGCACCGGCGGCGCAGCGGCACCGTGCTGGCGCTGCAGGAGGACCCGGTGCGCGCCCGGCTGTGGGAGCGCGACGTCGACACGGTCGCCATGGCCGCCGCCGGCGCCCCCGGTCCGGAGGCCGCCCGCCGGCTGGAGGTGCTGCTGGACCTGCTGGGCTGCCTGTCCAGCCCGCCCACCGGCTACCTGCTCGACCCGGCCTACCGCGGGTTGCTCGACGCCG
- a CDS encoding phosphodiesterase: MADLPEAAGRLAAVPLALLARASGGRPMHPRGVVLTARLHRTGLPRPSGVAWLDEPGTDDVLVRLSRGAGLPPRWPDLLGFALRAPGERPVDLLLSSSGRGRWTRRLPVLRRDPATTYGSMMGYRGPAGPVLLAAHPHGPGVFGLAATVGSGPEQPFARVVLGERPPQAPPLHFDAVLHPPPGLVADGPMARFRRPAYTAARAALGEPLDAVRPPVR; the protein is encoded by the coding sequence ATGGCAGATCTCCCCGAGGCCGCCGGCCGGCTCGCCGCCGTCCCGCTGGCGCTGCTGGCCCGGGCCTCCGGTGGCCGGCCGATGCACCCCCGCGGCGTGGTGCTCACCGCCCGGCTGCACCGCACCGGGCTGCCGCGGCCCAGCGGCGTCGCCTGGCTGGACGAGCCCGGCACGGACGACGTCCTGGTCCGGCTGTCCCGTGGCGCCGGGCTGCCGCCGCGGTGGCCCGACCTGCTCGGCTTCGCGTTGCGCGCGCCGGGGGAGCGGCCGGTCGACCTGCTGCTGTCCTCCTCCGGGCGCGGCCGGTGGACCCGCCGGCTGCCGGTGCTGCGCCGCGACCCGGCCACCACCTACGGCTCGATGATGGGCTACCGCGGTCCGGCCGGACCGGTGCTGCTGGCCGCGCACCCGCACGGTCCCGGCGTCTTCGGCCTCGCCGCGACCGTCGGCTCCGGACCGGAGCAGCCCTTCGCCCGGGTCGTGCTCGGGGAGCGACCACCCCAGGCCCCGCCGCTGCACTTCGACGCCGTGCTGCACCCACCGCCCGGCCTGGTCGCCGACGGCCCGATGGCCCGGTTCCGGCGGCCGGCCTACACCGCGGCCCGCGCGGCGCTGGGTGAGCCGCTGGACGCCGTCCGGCCCCCGGTCCGGTGA